A section of the Heterodontus francisci isolate sHetFra1 chromosome 7, sHetFra1.hap1, whole genome shotgun sequence genome encodes:
- the LOC137372353 gene encoding zinc finger protein 229-like isoform X1, translating into MEDCGKGLNDPVELETPAHSHTLEKPFTCSVCGKGFTQLTHLLKHQRVHTGERPFTCSKCGKGFTQTSDLLRHQRVHTGERPFTCSECGKGFTTSSALLTHQRVHTGERPFTCSKCGKGFTQLSHLLKHQRVHTKERPFTCSKCEEGFITSSDLLKHQRLHTGERPFKCRDCGNCYKCSAELMIHQRAHTDERPFRCTHCGTGFRQSSDLTVHQRIHTGERPFTCSECGKGFTTSYKLLTHQRVHTGEKPFTCIECGKGFSTSYNLLTHQRVHTGERPFSCSECGKGFTRSSDLLTHQRVHSDERPFRCSHCGTGFKRSSELTVHQRTHTGERPFTCSECGKRFTRSSRLLTHQRVHTGERPFTCSECGKGFTASSHLLTHQRLHTGERPFTCSKCGKGFTQLSLLLTHQRTHTGERPFTCSECGKGFTQSSHLLTHQRVHTGERPFSCSECGKGFTTSSNLLKHQRVHK; encoded by the coding sequence ATGGaggactgtggaaagggattgaatGATCCAGTTGAACTGGAAACTCCTGCACACAGTCATACCctggagaagccgttcacctgctccgtatgtggaaagggattcactcagttaactCATcttctgaaacaccagcgagttcacactggggagaggccgttcacttgctctaagtgtgggaagggattcactcagacatccgacctgctgagacatcagcgagttcacactggggagaggccattcacctgttccgagtgtgggaagggattcactacttcatccgccCTGcttacacaccagcgagttcacactggggagcgacCATTCACCTGTtccaagtgtgggaagggattcactcagttatcccaccttctgaaacaccaacgagttcacaccaaggagaggccgttcacctgctccaagtgtgAGGAAGGATTCATTACTTCTTCCGACCTGTTGAAACACCagcgacttcacactggggagagaccttttaaatgtcgagactgtgggaattgctataaatgttCGGCTGAACTAATGATCCATCAACGTgctcacactgatgagagaccattCAGGTGCACTCAttgcgggactgggttcaggcaatcatctgacctcactgtacaccagcgtatacacactggggagagacctttcacctgctcggagtgtgggaagggattcactacatcATACAAACTTCTGACGCATCagcgtgttcacactggggagaagccgttcacctgcatAGAGTGTGGAAAAGGGTTTTCTACTTCATACAACcttttgacacaccagcgagttcacactggggagagaccattctcctgctctgagtgtgggaagggattcactcggtcatccgacCTGCTAACACATCAGCGGGTTCACAGTGACGAGAGACCATTCAGATGTTCTCATTGCGGGACTGGATTCAAGCGatcatctgaactcactgtacaccagcgcactcacactggggagaggcctttcacctgctctgagtgtgggaagaggttcacTCGGTCATCccgccttctgacacaccagcgagttcacactggggagagaccgttcacctgctcagaatgtgggaagggattcactgcttcatcccaccttctgacacaccagcgacttcacaccggggagaggccattcacctgctccaagtgtgggaaggggttcacacaGTTATCcctcctgctgacacaccagcgcactcacactggggagaggccattcacctgctcagagtgtgggaagggattcactcagtcatcccaccttctgacacaccagcgagttcacactggggagagacctttctcctgctctgagtgtgggaagggattcacaacttcgtccaacctgctgaaacaccagcgagtccaCAAGTAA